One window of uncultured Trichococcus sp. genomic DNA carries:
- the trpD gene encoding anthranilate phosphoribosyltransferase translates to MLEIKETKQTEEILPQDSMKAAIDKLVKKEELSPQLTKTIMHQIMSGQASPVQIASYLTAMRMKGETAGEISASAEVMRDFSNKVQTKTTALDIVGTGGDQSFTFNISTVSSFVIAAAGIPVAKHGNRSSSSKCGSADVLEALGVNIEASAQHSEAMLEEIGMCFMYAQKYHPSMKHAAPVRKEMGVRTIFNVLGPLANPANANMQLLGVYDVALVDTMAEVLNQLHMERALVFGGNDGLDEITLTTTSEVAELRDGKVTHFTFDPKDYGFEYCTSEDLVGGEPAENAAIALAILSGEKGPKRDTVLLNAGMAIYLANDDYTIADGIKRAAELIDSGAALKKLEQFIKVSQEATK, encoded by the coding sequence ATGCTAGAGATAAAAGAGACGAAACAGACCGAAGAAATTCTCCCGCAAGACAGCATGAAAGCCGCTATCGATAAACTAGTGAAAAAAGAAGAACTTTCCCCGCAATTGACGAAGACCATCATGCACCAGATCATGAGCGGTCAAGCCAGTCCGGTCCAGATCGCATCTTACCTGACTGCTATGCGGATGAAAGGCGAGACGGCCGGAGAAATCAGCGCTTCCGCTGAAGTGATGCGGGATTTTTCAAATAAGGTGCAGACGAAAACAACGGCATTGGACATCGTCGGAACCGGCGGCGATCAATCCTTCACTTTCAACATCTCAACCGTCTCATCCTTTGTCATCGCAGCTGCAGGGATCCCGGTGGCGAAGCATGGCAACCGCAGCTCCTCAAGCAAATGCGGCAGCGCGGATGTGCTGGAAGCATTAGGTGTGAACATCGAAGCCAGCGCGCAACACAGCGAAGCGATGTTGGAAGAAATCGGGATGTGCTTCATGTATGCCCAGAAATACCATCCATCGATGAAACATGCTGCACCCGTCAGGAAAGAAATGGGTGTCCGGACGATTTTCAACGTTCTTGGGCCACTGGCGAACCCTGCCAATGCGAACATGCAATTGCTCGGCGTGTATGATGTCGCATTGGTGGACACGATGGCTGAAGTGCTGAACCAATTACATATGGAACGAGCATTGGTATTCGGCGGAAATGACGGTCTGGATGAAATCACTTTGACCACAACATCGGAAGTCGCGGAGCTCCGCGACGGCAAGGTCACCCACTTCACATTCGATCCGAAAGACTATGGTTTCGAGTACTGCACGAGCGAAGATCTGGTGGGCGGAGAACCAGCTGAGAATGCCGCAATCGCCTTGGCTATCCTAAGTGGCGAAAAAGGACCGAAGCGCGATACCGTACTATTGAACGCCGGCATGGCCATTTATCTGGCCAACGACGATTATACGATCGCTGACGGCATCAAACGCGCCGCCGAATTGATCGACAGCGGAGCGGCTTTGAAAAAACTGGAGCAATTCATCAAGGTATCACAGGAGGCGACAAAATGA
- the trpC gene encoding indole-3-glycerol phosphate synthase TrpC produces the protein MILDDIIAATKIRVEKAKQAIPLEEMKQAALVLPINQDFPFEKALTGEGIRFICECKKASPSKGVIAEDFPYLEIAKAYEEAGASAISVLTEPDFFQGENRFLTEIKQAVSLPVIRKDFIIDAYQIYEAKVIGADAVLLIATILTEEELDAFQRLARDLGLSALVEAHTEEELLKALRTNPKMIGVNNRDLKTFKVDIQQSIRLRALVPDDILFVAESGISERQQVIELEEGNVDAILIGETMMVSPDKKGMLDRLRGIG, from the coding sequence ATGATATTGGATGACATCATAGCAGCGACAAAAATACGCGTGGAAAAAGCCAAACAGGCCATCCCGCTGGAAGAAATGAAACAAGCCGCCTTGGTATTGCCGATCAATCAGGATTTCCCGTTCGAAAAGGCGCTGACCGGCGAAGGGATCCGCTTCATCTGCGAATGCAAGAAGGCGTCCCCTTCGAAAGGCGTGATCGCGGAGGACTTCCCTTACCTCGAGATCGCCAAGGCCTACGAAGAAGCAGGCGCATCCGCGATTTCGGTATTGACGGAGCCCGATTTTTTCCAAGGCGAAAACCGCTTCCTGACGGAAATAAAACAGGCCGTATCGCTTCCGGTCATACGGAAAGATTTCATCATCGATGCCTACCAGATCTATGAGGCGAAGGTCATCGGCGCGGATGCCGTGCTGTTGATAGCGACCATCCTGACGGAAGAAGAATTGGATGCCTTCCAACGATTGGCCCGCGATCTGGGGCTTTCGGCATTGGTGGAGGCCCACACCGAAGAAGAACTCCTGAAAGCGTTACGGACGAACCCGAAAATGATCGGCGTAAACAACAGAGACTTGAAGACTTTCAAAGTGGACATCCAACAATCCATCAGGCTGCGCGCACTGGTGCCGGATGATATCCTTTTCGTGGCCGAAAGCGGCATTTCGGAAAGGCAGCAAGTCATCGAATTGGAAGAGGGCAACGTCGATGCCATACTGATCGGCGAAACGATGATGGTCTCACCGGATAAAAAAGGCATGCTGGATCGCCTGCGGGGAATCGGCTGA
- the trpB gene encoding tryptophan synthase subunit beta, giving the protein MKSYFGAHGGQFIPETLMNACLELSEAFFRFSEDPEFKKELNNLLDNYAGRPSRLYFAEKMTKNLGGAKIYLKREDLNHTGSHKINNALGQVLLAKKMGKKRIIAETGAGQHGVATATAAALLDMECVVYMGEEDTQRQALNVFRMELLGTKVIPVTSGTATLKDAVNEAMKDWASTFEESHYCIGSVMGPHPFPTMVRDFQKIIGEETKAQLAQAEDKLPDVVMACVGGGSNAIGTFYDFIGDESVRLIGCEAAGRGIHTQDTAATIATGTPGIFHGMKSYFCQDEYGQIAPVYSISAGLDYPGIGPEHADLYDRGRAEYVSVTDDEAVAAFEYLSRMEGIIPAIESSHAIAHAMDLAPTLDPEKIIVICLSGRGDKDVAAIARYKGVDIHE; this is encoded by the coding sequence ATGAAAAGTTATTTTGGAGCACATGGGGGACAGTTCATTCCCGAAACCTTGATGAACGCTTGCTTGGAACTGTCGGAAGCTTTTTTCCGATTCAGTGAGGATCCGGAATTCAAAAAAGAATTGAACAATCTGTTGGACAACTATGCAGGCAGGCCATCCCGCCTTTATTTCGCGGAAAAAATGACGAAGAACCTCGGCGGGGCGAAAATCTACCTGAAACGCGAAGACCTGAACCACACGGGCTCGCATAAGATCAACAACGCGCTCGGTCAAGTATTGTTGGCCAAGAAGATGGGCAAGAAACGGATCATCGCAGAGACCGGCGCCGGCCAGCATGGCGTGGCGACCGCCACAGCGGCTGCACTTCTGGACATGGAGTGCGTCGTCTACATGGGCGAAGAGGACACCCAGCGTCAAGCATTGAACGTGTTCCGGATGGAATTATTGGGCACGAAAGTGATTCCCGTGACGAGCGGCACCGCGACCCTCAAGGATGCGGTCAACGAAGCGATGAAGGATTGGGCTTCGACGTTTGAAGAATCGCATTACTGCATCGGATCGGTCATGGGGCCGCATCCATTCCCGACTATGGTCCGCGATTTCCAGAAGATCATCGGGGAAGAAACCAAAGCCCAATTGGCCCAAGCGGAAGACAAGCTGCCGGATGTCGTGATGGCCTGCGTCGGCGGCGGTTCGAATGCAATCGGGACTTTCTATGACTTCATCGGCGACGAAAGCGTGCGGCTGATCGGCTGTGAAGCTGCTGGCAGAGGCATCCACACGCAAGATACGGCTGCGACGATCGCGACCGGTACCCCGGGCATTTTCCACGGCATGAAATCCTATTTCTGCCAGGATGAATACGGCCAGATTGCTCCTGTTTATTCGATTTCGGCAGGTTTGGACTATCCGGGCATCGGGCCCGAGCATGCTGATCTTTATGACCGCGGCCGCGCCGAGTATGTTTCGGTGACGGATGACGAAGCTGTCGCTGCCTTCGAATACCTGTCGCGGATGGAAGGGATCATCCCGGCCATCGAAAGTTCGCATGCGATTGCGCACGCCATGGATTTGGCGCCGACGTTGGATCCGGAAAAAATCATCGTCATCTGTTTGTCGGGCCGTGGCGACAAGGACGTCGCAGCAATCGCAAGATACAAGGGAGTGGACATCCATGAATAA
- a CDS encoding DNA-deoxyinosine glycosylase, protein METNQLRKDAFRLTQSDKLYSMAPVIDPHAKVLILGSMPGAKSLEAQHYYGNPRNHFWEIIFSLLGEEDPVTYEDRLSLLKKHHVALWDVIHSCYREGSLDSAIKEEHPNDLDSLLHNHSQIRAIAFNGGKAYRSYKKHFGLDEDSGLVYLPLPSTSPMRGKHVKTLPEKLEAWSVLAEYL, encoded by the coding sequence ATGGAGACAAATCAACTTCGAAAGGATGCGTTCCGACTGACACAATCCGACAAACTTTACTCGATGGCTCCTGTCATCGATCCGCATGCCAAGGTCCTGATTCTGGGATCGATGCCCGGCGCGAAGTCGCTGGAAGCACAGCACTACTACGGGAATCCCAGGAACCATTTCTGGGAAATCATTTTCTCCCTGCTCGGGGAAGAGGATCCGGTCACCTATGAGGACCGCCTTTCACTGCTGAAAAAGCATCATGTCGCCCTCTGGGATGTCATCCACTCCTGTTACCGTGAAGGCAGCCTCGATTCGGCCATCAAAGAGGAACACCCGAATGATCTGGACAGCCTCCTGCACAATCATTCCCAGATCAGGGCCATCGCCTTCAACGGTGGAAAAGCTTACCGCAGCTACAAAAAGCATTTCGGACTGGATGAGGACTCCGGCTTGGTTTACCTGCCGCTCCCCTCGACCAGCCCGATGCGCGGCAAACATGTCAAAACACTGCCCGAGAAACTGGAAGCCTGGTCAGTGTTGGCGGAATATCTTTGA
- a CDS encoding phosphoribosylanthranilate isomerase has product MVKVKICGLKRVEDAEMLNELRPDFAGFIFAPSKRQISLEQALKIRAALDEAIPAVGVFVNEPIENIVTIVESRAIQIVQLHGDEDNTYIEELGKRITLPIIKAVAVKDAADVKKEYAADILLYDTYQSGVAGGTGKTFNWDLLKEAKHPFFLAGGLHAGNLEAAIKQVQPYAVDISSGVETDGVKDFKKIRSVMEIIGGQ; this is encoded by the coding sequence ATGGTCAAAGTGAAGATCTGCGGCCTGAAGCGCGTCGAGGATGCCGAAATGCTGAACGAGCTGCGCCCAGATTTTGCGGGCTTCATTTTCGCCCCCAGCAAGCGCCAGATTTCGTTGGAGCAGGCGCTGAAGATCAGGGCAGCTCTGGACGAAGCCATCCCGGCAGTCGGCGTTTTCGTCAACGAACCGATCGAAAACATCGTCACCATTGTGGAAAGCCGAGCGATCCAAATCGTGCAGCTCCACGGCGATGAGGATAACACTTATATAGAAGAGTTGGGCAAGCGGATCACGCTTCCGATCATCAAAGCGGTCGCGGTCAAGGACGCTGCCGATGTCAAGAAGGAATACGCTGCCGATATCCTCCTCTATGACACATACCAAAGCGGCGTGGCCGGCGGGACCGGAAAGACATTCAACTGGGATTTGCTGAAGGAAGCAAAACACCCATTCTTCCTGGCGGGAGGCCTGCATGCGGGAAACCTCGAAGCGGCCATCAAACAGGTGCAGCCATACGCAGTGGACATCTCGAGCGGCGTCGAAACTGACGGTGTGAAGGATTTTAAAAAAATAAGGTCAGTAATGGAAATCATTGGAGGTCAATAA